Proteins encoded by one window of Methanocella sp.:
- the hgcA gene encoding mercury methylation corrinoid protein HgcA produces the protein MVDKQIIKPTTTMLTFKDRFDHFLARWGWHRGDHRVEPGLYSLGKPTPGSPVLVTANYTMSFDALRSNLKGVDCYILVLDTKGINVWCAAGKGTFGTEELMNRIKVTDLESVVSHRKLILPQLGAAGVSAFSLKEWCGWNVEYGPVRADDLPVYLKIHRATPDMRRVHFGLWDRIQLIPIELVSVFFVMAIAAIVLYFAMGPTASLAVLASVLAGTVLFPILLPLIPVRDFSVKGLILGLIVALPFAYYMLTKPGPEVFNAIAAAGYLLAMPPVTAFLALNFTGSSTFTSRTGVRKEIYTYLKPGAVMFGLGILAFVGLFVAHFLGMA, from the coding sequence ATGGTTGATAAACAGATTATAAAGCCCACGACTACAATGTTAACGTTTAAAGATCGTTTCGACCACTTTTTGGCGAGGTGGGGCTGGCATCGAGGCGACCACAGGGTCGAGCCCGGCCTGTATTCGCTGGGAAAGCCTACGCCCGGATCGCCGGTATTAGTTACGGCCAATTATACGATGAGCTTCGATGCACTGCGCTCGAATTTAAAAGGCGTCGACTGCTATATCCTGGTGCTTGACACCAAGGGCATCAATGTCTGGTGCGCGGCTGGTAAGGGCACCTTCGGCACCGAAGAGCTGATGAATCGCATTAAGGTTACAGATCTGGAGAGCGTGGTCAGCCACCGCAAGTTGATACTGCCGCAGCTGGGCGCTGCAGGCGTATCCGCGTTCTCGCTGAAGGAATGGTGCGGCTGGAACGTCGAATACGGGCCCGTAAGGGCGGATGACCTGCCCGTATATTTGAAGATACACAGGGCCACGCCCGATATGCGCCGGGTTCACTTTGGCTTGTGGGACCGTATACAGCTCATACCCATCGAGCTCGTAAGCGTCTTCTTTGTCATGGCGATCGCTGCGATAGTCCTGTATTTTGCCATGGGCCCGACGGCGTCGCTGGCCGTACTGGCATCGGTGCTGGCAGGCACGGTGCTATTCCCGATCCTGCTGCCGCTCATACCCGTGAGGGACTTTAGCGTAAAAGGGCTCATCCTGGGGCTGATCGTAGCGCTGCCATTCGCATATTACATGCTCACGAAGCCTGGGCCTGAAGTATTTAACGCGATAGCCGCGGCGGGCTATTTACTGGCAATGCCGCCGGTCACGGCTTTCCTGGCGCTGAACTTCACGGGAAGCTCGACGTTCACGTCGAGGACGGGCGTCAGGAAGGAGATATACACGTATTTGAAGCCGGGAGCGGTCATGTTCGGGCTGGGCATACTCGCCTTCGTCGGACTTTTCGTGGCACATTTTCTGGGGATGGCCTGA
- the hgcC gene encoding HgcAB-associated protein HgcC, translated as MGRKSKKDLEALCCSGTASVDDGDSRVEAVISVDERGQMVLPKEVREKVGIKAGDKLVVISRKDGDTICCISLIKTDYFMRVLSDKLGPVMNELLFKK; from the coding sequence ATGGGAAGAAAATCTAAAAAAGACCTGGAAGCCCTGTGTTGCAGCGGCACGGCCAGCGTGGACGACGGCGATAGCAGGGTGGAGGCGGTCATCAGCGTCGACGAGCGCGGCCAGATGGTCCTGCCAAAGGAAGTCCGGGAGAAGGTCGGCATCAAGGCCGGCGATAAGCTGGTCGTGATCAGCCGAAAGGATGGCGACACCATCTGTTGCATCTCGCTCATAAAGACGGATTATTTTATGAGGGTGCTTAGCGATAAGCTCGGCCCCGTGATGAATGAGCTTCTCTTTAAAAAATAG
- a CDS encoding type II toxin-antitoxin system VapC family toxin — translation MDICLDSNVFSSDPNFLEWMRKRDVKGYLSPLAFMELSYYEMKRVGGSMVRFLGILNGLDIEIISFDKGQALIAAKNAQQRHDFSENAVDYGIGAYAYKREIPLVTNNKKHFQWVGEVYTPAEFMKKQ, via the coding sequence ATGGATATATGCCTGGATTCTAATGTTTTTAGCAGCGATCCGAATTTTTTGGAATGGATGAGAAAAAGAGATGTGAAAGGCTATCTATCCCCCCTTGCTTTTATGGAGCTTTCATACTATGAGATGAAAAGGGTGGGCGGATCAATGGTCAGGTTCCTGGGCATTTTGAACGGCCTGGATATCGAGATCATTTCATTTGATAAAGGACAGGCATTGATCGCCGCAAAAAATGCCCAGCAGCGACATGATTTTTCAGAAAATGCGGTCGATTATGGCATCGGAGCATATGCATATAAGCGTGAGATACCGCTTGTGACCAATAATAAAAAGCATTTTCAATGGGTGGGTGAGGTCTATACGCCCGCCGAGTTCATGAAAAAGCAATAG
- a CDS encoding AbrB/MazE/SpoVT family DNA-binding domain-containing protein, which produces MESSSSKVSSQNQITLPAEVRNKLGIVPGDKVVFLEEDDKVVIRNLKDLIYEVVEGFKDFDKTEKEFREAWAKRLKREGID; this is translated from the coding sequence ATGGAATCAAGTTCGAGTAAAGTATCGAGCCAAAACCAGATCACTTTGCCTGCCGAGGTCAGGAATAAGCTGGGTATCGTACCCGGCGATAAAGTCGTTTTCCTGGAGGAGGACGATAAAGTCGTCATCCGGAACCTAAAAGATCTGATATACGAGGTTGTAGAGGGTTTCAAGGATTTTGACAAAACGGAAAAAGAGTTCAGGGAAGCATGGGCTAAAAGACTCAAGAGAGAAGGTATTGACTAA
- a CDS encoding tRNA pseudouridine(54/55) synthase Pus10, translating into MTIIETAKCILKEGPVCDSCLGRQFGKLSTGLSNAQRGFAIKTEMSMQAAADGDRETQQLLAPAFPQARKVLSIEGQDEECWLCRGLFQNQENIQKWAGRCIESVSGYEYDTLLVGTKVPPIYSEKEEVIWAECGIANAEPLKAELNREVGKAVSLKTGKEVDFKRPDVVFTIDLAADKVKPKVNSLFFYGRYKKYVRDIPQTRWPCRECGGRGRKGEAECEHCKGTGKMYPTSVEEQINHDVIDAFKAADAILHGAGREDIDGRMLGDGRPFVMEVIGPRIRWADLDALRERINAYASGKVAVSDLHYVDKDSVEQVKSIKPDKSYRLKVIYNDDISIETLKSSLATLSNSTIFQRTPVRVSHRRADLERKRKVHEITLEELNEADKYFVITVRCEGGLYVKELVSGDNGRTNPSLSALLGRECRVKELDVINVEGGISWQDHMVKEKRPGTSSQRR; encoded by the coding sequence ATGACCATCATCGAAACGGCAAAGTGCATTCTTAAGGAGGGCCCTGTTTGTGATTCGTGCCTGGGCCGCCAGTTCGGCAAGCTGTCGACCGGCCTCTCGAACGCCCAGCGCGGCTTCGCCATCAAGACGGAGATGTCCATGCAGGCCGCGGCGGACGGCGATAGGGAAACCCAGCAGCTTCTGGCTCCCGCCTTCCCGCAGGCCCGCAAGGTGCTCAGTATCGAGGGCCAGGACGAGGAATGCTGGCTTTGCCGCGGCCTGTTCCAGAACCAGGAGAACATACAAAAGTGGGCCGGCCGATGTATCGAGTCCGTCAGCGGCTACGAGTACGACACGCTCCTGGTCGGCACGAAAGTGCCGCCCATCTACTCCGAAAAGGAGGAAGTCATCTGGGCCGAGTGCGGCATCGCCAACGCCGAGCCCCTGAAGGCCGAATTAAATCGGGAGGTCGGCAAGGCCGTCTCGCTGAAGACCGGCAAAGAGGTCGACTTCAAGCGCCCTGACGTAGTCTTCACCATCGACCTGGCCGCCGACAAGGTTAAGCCCAAAGTCAATTCCCTGTTCTTTTACGGCCGCTATAAAAAATACGTCAGGGATATCCCCCAGACCCGGTGGCCGTGCCGGGAGTGCGGAGGAAGAGGCAGGAAAGGAGAGGCGGAGTGCGAGCACTGCAAGGGCACGGGCAAGATGTACCCCACCTCCGTGGAGGAGCAGATCAACCACGATGTAATCGACGCATTTAAGGCTGCCGACGCCATCCTGCATGGGGCGGGCCGGGAGGACATCGACGGCCGCATGCTGGGAGACGGCCGCCCGTTCGTCATGGAGGTCATCGGCCCGAGAATACGATGGGCCGACCTCGACGCCCTGAGGGAGCGCATCAACGCTTATGCCTCGGGGAAAGTCGCGGTCTCCGACCTCCACTACGTCGACAAGGACTCCGTAGAACAGGTAAAGAGCATAAAGCCGGACAAGTCGTACAGGCTTAAAGTTATATACAATGACGATATTTCAATAGAAACGCTTAAATCTTCGTTAGCTACTTTATCTAACTCGACTATCTTCCAGCGGACACCCGTAAGGGTCTCGCACCGCCGGGCGGACCTGGAGAGGAAGCGTAAGGTCCACGAGATAACGCTCGAGGAGCTCAACGAAGCCGACAAGTATTTCGTGATAACCGTCCGGTGCGAAGGCGGGCTCTACGTGAAGGAACTGGTATCCGGCGACAACGGCCGGACGAATCCGTCCCTGTCGGCCCTGCTGGGCAGGGAGTGCCGCGTTAAGGAGCTGGACGTCATTAACGTCGAAGGAGGAATATCATGGCAAGATCACATGGTGAAAGAAAAAAGACCAGGTACAAGTTCACAAAGGCGCTAA
- a CDS encoding 50S ribosomal protein L21e: MARSHGERKKTRYKFTKALRERGFSPVSRAVQEFTVGQKVHIDIDPSVHKGMPYRRFQGRTCTVIGTRGRAYLLEMYDGGLRKEIIARPQHLRPQKDQPAEQ; this comes from the coding sequence ATGGCAAGATCACATGGTGAAAGAAAAAAGACCAGGTACAAGTTCACAAAGGCGCTAAGGGAGAGGGGCTTCTCGCCCGTCAGCCGCGCCGTCCAGGAGTTCACGGTCGGGCAAAAGGTCCACATCGACATCGACCCGAGTGTCCACAAGGGCATGCCGTACCGCCGCTTCCAGGGCAGGACGTGCACCGTCATCGGGACCCGGGGCAGGGCTTACCTGCTGGAGATGTACGACGGCGGCCTTCGCAAGGAGATAATCGCCCGCCCGCAGCACCTCCGGCCCCAGAAGGACCAGCCCGCTGAGCAGTGA
- a CDS encoding RNA polymerase Rpb4 family protein: MIIKKVMSEELITLPEVRETLNAIREDREKAGQELRYEQKRAVEHANKFSKVGAKESRDMVNELLTLEKMKLDIAIKIANLCPRSKDELRAIYAKERFTLNDAELKNILDIVAKYL, encoded by the coding sequence ATGATCATCAAGAAGGTAATGAGCGAAGAATTAATAACCCTCCCTGAAGTCCGGGAGACCCTGAACGCGATCCGCGAAGACCGGGAAAAGGCGGGGCAGGAACTGCGCTACGAGCAGAAGCGCGCGGTCGAGCACGCCAACAAGTTCTCCAAGGTCGGCGCTAAAGAGTCCAGGGACATGGTGAACGAGCTTCTTACCCTCGAAAAGATGAAGCTGGACATCGCCATCAAGATCGCCAACCTCTGTCCCCGCTCAAAGGATGAGCTGCGGGCTATCTATGCGAAAGAGCGTTTCACTCTCAACGACGCGGAGCTTAAGAATATCTTAGACATCGTCGCTAAGTATCTCTAA
- a CDS encoding DUF655 domain-containing protein: MPMTHTTDIKEQYAYIIDFLPTGHAEDTRPIHLRKPLAQSLGADYFILLELSVKEDIRIEIESKVFVGKGERDVVKHVEKRLTYEELTPSARVELPYMIEKIVRENEAKYVDFFNNAQPITTRLHMLELLPGIGKKMMWAIIDERKKGKFKSFADIEARIKGLHHPDKLIAKRIEQEIQDELMKYRMFAR, translated from the coding sequence ATGCCGATGACCCATACTACTGATATTAAAGAGCAATACGCCTATATCATCGATTTTCTACCCACCGGGCATGCAGAGGATACCAGGCCAATACACCTGCGCAAGCCTCTGGCCCAATCGCTCGGGGCGGACTATTTCATCCTGCTCGAGCTGAGTGTCAAGGAAGACATCCGCATCGAGATCGAGAGTAAGGTATTCGTGGGCAAGGGCGAGAGGGACGTCGTTAAGCACGTCGAGAAGCGCCTGACGTACGAGGAGCTGACGCCGAGCGCCAGGGTCGAGCTTCCCTACATGATCGAGAAGATCGTGCGCGAGAACGAGGCCAAATACGTGGACTTCTTCAACAACGCGCAGCCCATCACGACGCGGCTCCACATGCTGGAGCTGCTGCCCGGCATCGGCAAGAAGATGATGTGGGCCATCATCGACGAGCGCAAGAAGGGCAAGTTCAAGAGCTTTGCGGACATCGAGGCGCGCATCAAGGGCCTGCACCACCCGGATAAGCTCATCGCCAAGCGCATCGAGCAGGAGATCCAGGACGAGCTGATGAAGTACCGGATGTTCGCCCGCTAA